One Streptomyces sp. CNQ-509 DNA window includes the following coding sequences:
- a CDS encoding non-ribosomal peptide synthetase, whose translation MRFAERVCADPGVRLGDVDLLGTGERGLVVSGWNETPFPVPSGTVLDRFEERARCTPSVCAVRCGAEELSYGELDERANRLARYLRGLGVARESRVGLCLPRGVEMVAGIFAVWKAGGAYVPLDPAYPAERLAFMVGDSAATVVLATGATAGVVSESARRVVSLDDAAEEIAAASAEPLVRSSARGQLAYVIYTSGSTGRPKGVAVPHGGAANLAEAMCPVLGAAEGVTALQFASFSFDAAVLDVAVTLAAGGTLAIASDEERVEPAALAEMIRDSGVSVASVVPSLLSVLDPAAVRGVRNWVLGAELLTADLASRWTGQARVWNTYGPTEATVITTATPLAADIAPDDPPPPIGRPLGNTRVHVLDARLRPVPPGVTGELYIAGAGLARGYIGRGGLTAERFVACPFAAGERMYRSGDLARWTADGELRFVGRADEQVKIRGFRIEPGEVQSVLAAHPGVSQAAVVVREDRPGDKRLVGYAVAAPGGVDADDLREFAAGRLPEHMVPAALVVLDALPLTPNGKVDRSALPPPGPGGPVRGRAPATGLEQRMCELFADVLHVEHVGSDDNFFALGGDSIRSMLLVSAAREAGFALTTRQVFEAGTPAGLAAFAASGHGAAPAEAVADAPLLHLDAEQRAELAASVPGLVDVLPLSPMQEGLLFHALYDDQEPDAYVGQLILDIDGPLDPRRVRLAWQALLDRHAGLRAGFRQPAGMTQPVQVVVGDVGLPWREEDLSGPGVTEARAESERIADAERARRFDPAQPPLLRVALLRVGTERYRMVLTLHHIALDGWSLPIVLRELWTLYAAGADLSVLPPPTSHRDHLAWLARQDRDAAAEAWRRALVDVDEPTLVAPARQGGEPAPTGKVVAEPGAGLTTALADLARRRGLTLNTLLETAWAMVVGQLAGRSDVVFGSVVAGRPAELPGVADMVGLFLNTVPVRVRLHPVQTIAELLDVVRAQQTALLDHQHLGLADIQRLAGPRATFDTLMTLRTYGADASAPPEPLRVSESRLRDSTTYALALGVEPGEGMKLWLDYRLDAFDERSAQAVADRFVRVLAQMAADPGRRIGGIDALTETERTAVVSGWNATELAVPSGLVLDRFEARVRRAPEAVAVRCGAEALSYGELDARANRLARYLQRLGVGRESRVGLCLPRGVEMVAGMLAVWKAGGAYVPLDPGYPADRLGFMIADSGAAVVVGAAGSLAEVPTGAARVVLLDEASAEIAAESWAAVERCVGRDELAYVIYTSGSTGRPKGVAVPHMGPANLAEVMCPVLGVAEGVTALQFASFSFDAAVLDVVVTLAAGGTLAIASGEEREEPAALAEMIRNVGVSVASVVPSLLSVLDPAAVRGVRNWVLGAELLTADLASRWTGQARVWNTYGPTEATVITSATLLDADIEPHDAPPSIGRPIGNARTYVLDDFLRPVPPGVVGELYIAGPGLARGYIGRGGLTGERFVACPFEPGARMYRSGDLARWSSDGLLHFAGRADEQVKIRGFRIEPGEIEAVLAAHPEVAHTAVVVREDQPGDKRLVGYVVPVGGRVEPDAVREFAAARLPEHMIPAAIVALDALPLTPNGKLDRKALPAPEAKGSAGRAPATPREALLCELYADVLGVERVGGDDSFFALGGDSIRSMLLVSAAQRAGLAFTSRQVFQLRTPARLAAVAATVTDFAGAFDAPPLVDLAPDVLDELSDAVPGLVEVLPVSPLQEGLLFHAVYDEQATDVYIGQLVLGVEGPLDTAVLRASWQALLARHASLRAGFRHLPGVARPVQAVVEDAELPWREADLTGLGAAEAWAESERIAAAERARRFDLARPPLLRVALLRTGAERYRMVLTLHHLALDGWSVPILRRELWACYAAGGSAAGLPPVTPYRDYLAWLARQDRDAAAEAWRRALADVDEPTLVAPGSDGATDAPSRDLLRSAGAALDEALAGLVRAHGVTLNTVIETAWAMVVGQLAGRSDVVLGAAVAGRPAELPGMEHMLGLFINTVPVRVRLDPAQRVADLLADVQAQRAALIDHQHLGLADIQRLAGPGATFDTVMAFENFPSGTDASDAIDASADPHAAHGPAPAGLRFTEAAVWGETNYPLTLVADPAGGLRLKLSHRLDSFDATAAGAVLDRLVHVLERMAADPGVPVGRIDVLGGPERTRVLRDFNDTDRPLAKGALPELFRERAARCADAVALVDGEREWTYAELNQAADRVAGGLAARGVRRGDLVGVVMERSAELVIVLLGIAKAGAGYVPVAADWPAARTELALGRTVLTVAHGQPGTSAPQVVPAGELLASAAADPVSLDPDDVAYVMYTSGSTGLPKGVEVTHGDVADLARDGRFARGHERVLFHSPQTFDAATYELWAPLLTGGRVVVAPPGAVTPARLRELIRRHGISAMWLTAALFHLIAQDGPECLRGLREVWTGGDAVQAEAVRRVRAACPELVVVDGYGPTETTTFATSYRIEPGAPVPASVPIGGPLDNMRVYVLDSFLRPVPAGATGELYIAGAGLARGYADWPELTAERFVACPFAPGERMYRSGDLVRWTGGGVLEFAGRADAQVKVRGFRVELGEIEAVLTGHEAVGQAVVVAREDRPGDKRLVGYVVADGGRYVTEDALRAYAAELLPEYMVPAAVLVLDAMPVTANGKVDRRALPAPDFAGRATGRAPRGAAETALCALFADVLGLARVGADDSFLELGGDSITSMQLASRARKAGFVLTPRQIFEERTPERLAVALETAGPAVDASADGDGDGGSGVGEVPWTPVMRWIGAGVAGAGFTQWTVVGAPAGLAHGVLAGGVAAVLDAHDMLRARTAPADPHPRILVPGPGSLDAAALITRVDAANVPDGKLDETAGRAAAEAAAGLDPAAGAGMLRVVWLDAGPYRTGRLALVVHHLAVDGVSWRVLLPDLQNACEALAAGLPPRLHPVPTPFRRWARALVAQAAGEARQAELEQWTKLLVEPEPLVGRRALDPAADTARTQRRASWTVPAEQAATLLTRTPTAYHCGVHEVLLATFAAAVARWRPGGYTGLLVDMEGHGREELGDLDPSQTVGWFTAVHPLRLDLGGIDLDEVHGGGPAAGELLKSVKEQAQAVPGDGLGHGLLRHLNPETAEVLAVLPAPQVGFNYLGRFTAGPRAGRVEEWQPAGETAVGGSAAPGMAITHALEANPVVRDTSAGPELTLALAWAGGVLTDADADRLGRVWLDMLAGLAAHTDDPAAGGHTPSDFPLLDLGQDEIDQFEAIAAKLQGGLTR comes from the coding sequence GTGAGATTCGCGGAGCGGGTGTGTGCCGACCCGGGTGTCCGGTTGGGCGACGTGGATCTGCTGGGTACGGGGGAGCGGGGGCTGGTGGTGTCGGGGTGGAACGAGACGCCCTTCCCGGTGCCGTCCGGGACGGTGCTGGACCGGTTCGAGGAGCGGGCGCGGTGCACACCGAGCGTGTGCGCCGTGCGATGCGGCGCGGAGGAGTTGTCGTACGGGGAGCTGGACGAGCGGGCGAACCGGCTGGCGCGGTATCTGCGGGGGCTGGGGGTGGCTCGGGAGTCGCGGGTGGGGCTGTGCCTGCCGCGGGGCGTGGAGATGGTCGCGGGAATCTTCGCGGTGTGGAAGGCCGGAGGCGCGTATGTGCCCCTGGATCCGGCGTATCCGGCGGAGCGGTTGGCGTTCATGGTCGGCGACAGCGCAGCCACGGTCGTGCTGGCGACCGGTGCCACGGCGGGGGTGGTATCGGAGTCGGCGCGGCGCGTGGTGTCGCTGGACGACGCGGCGGAGGAGATCGCCGCGGCATCGGCGGAGCCGCTGGTCAGGTCGTCGGCACGGGGGCAGTTGGCGTACGTGATCTACACCTCCGGATCGACGGGCCGGCCGAAGGGCGTCGCGGTCCCGCACGGTGGTGCGGCGAACCTGGCTGAGGCGATGTGTCCGGTCCTCGGTGCCGCCGAGGGTGTGACGGCGCTGCAGTTCGCGTCGTTCAGCTTCGACGCGGCGGTGCTGGACGTCGCGGTCACGCTGGCGGCCGGCGGCACCCTGGCGATCGCGTCGGACGAGGAGCGGGTGGAGCCTGCGGCGCTGGCGGAGATGATCCGTGACTCGGGTGTGTCCGTGGCGAGCGTGGTGCCTTCGCTGCTGAGCGTCCTTGATCCGGCTGCGGTCAGGGGTGTGCGGAACTGGGTGCTCGGCGCGGAGTTGCTCACCGCGGACCTCGCGTCGCGCTGGACCGGGCAGGCGCGGGTGTGGAACACGTACGGCCCGACCGAGGCCACCGTCATCACCACCGCCACTCCACTCGCCGCCGACATCGCCCCGGACGACCCGCCGCCCCCGATCGGCCGCCCCCTCGGCAACACCCGCGTCCACGTGCTGGACGCCCGGCTGCGACCCGTGCCGCCGGGCGTGACCGGGGAGTTGTATATCGCCGGTGCCGGCCTGGCCCGCGGCTACATCGGCCGGGGCGGGCTGACCGCGGAGCGGTTCGTCGCCTGCCCCTTCGCGGCCGGTGAGCGGATGTACCGCTCGGGGGACCTGGCCCGATGGACGGCGGACGGCGAGCTGAGGTTTGTGGGCCGCGCCGACGAGCAGGTGAAGATCCGCGGTTTCCGCATCGAGCCCGGCGAGGTGCAGTCGGTGCTCGCCGCGCATCCGGGGGTGTCGCAGGCGGCGGTCGTCGTACGGGAGGACCGGCCGGGCGACAAGAGGCTAGTCGGCTATGCCGTGGCGGCACCGGGCGGCGTGGACGCGGATGACCTCCGGGAGTTCGCCGCCGGGCGGCTGCCCGAGCACATGGTGCCCGCAGCCCTCGTGGTCCTCGACGCGCTGCCGCTGACCCCCAACGGCAAGGTCGACCGCTCGGCTCTGCCGCCACCCGGGCCCGGCGGGCCCGTACGCGGGCGCGCACCTGCGACGGGGCTGGAGCAGCGGATGTGCGAGCTGTTCGCGGACGTGCTCCACGTCGAGCATGTCGGTTCCGACGACAACTTCTTCGCTCTCGGCGGCGATTCGATTCGCTCGATGCTGCTGGTGTCCGCAGCCCGCGAGGCGGGCTTTGCGCTGACCACCCGGCAGGTGTTCGAGGCCGGGACACCGGCGGGGCTGGCGGCCTTTGCCGCGTCGGGCCACGGCGCGGCCCCGGCGGAAGCGGTCGCCGACGCGCCGCTGCTGCACCTCGACGCCGAGCAGCGCGCGGAACTGGCCGCGTCGGTGCCCGGGCTGGTGGACGTGCTGCCGCTCTCGCCGATGCAGGAGGGCCTGCTGTTCCACGCGCTGTACGACGACCAGGAGCCGGACGCGTATGTCGGCCAACTGATCCTGGACATCGATGGCCCGCTGGACCCGCGCCGGGTGCGGCTGGCGTGGCAGGCACTACTGGACCGTCACGCCGGTCTGCGTGCCGGTTTCCGGCAGCCGGCAGGCATGACGCAGCCGGTGCAGGTAGTCGTCGGGGACGTCGGGCTGCCCTGGCGCGAGGAGGACCTGTCCGGGCCCGGCGTCACGGAGGCACGTGCGGAGTCGGAGCGGATCGCGGACGCCGAGCGGGCGCGGCGGTTCGATCCGGCGCAGCCGCCGCTGCTGCGCGTGGCGCTGCTGCGGGTCGGCACCGAGCGGTACCGGATGGTGCTCACCCTCCACCACATCGCCCTGGACGGCTGGTCGCTGCCGATCGTCCTGCGCGAGCTGTGGACCCTCTATGCGGCAGGCGCCGACCTTTCCGTCCTGCCTCCTCCGACGTCGCACCGCGACCACCTGGCGTGGCTGGCCCGCCAGGACCGGGACGCCGCCGCGGAGGCGTGGCGGCGGGCGCTCGTCGACGTGGACGAGCCGACGCTTGTGGCACCGGCGCGGCAGGGCGGTGAACCGGCACCGACCGGCAAGGTGGTCGCGGAACCGGGCGCCGGGCTGACCACGGCGCTGGCGGACCTGGCCCGCCGCCGCGGCCTCACGCTGAACACGCTGCTGGAGACCGCGTGGGCGATGGTCGTGGGGCAACTCGCAGGCCGTAGCGACGTCGTCTTCGGCAGCGTGGTCGCGGGCCGGCCGGCGGAGCTGCCGGGCGTGGCCGACATGGTCGGGCTCTTCCTCAACACGGTCCCCGTGCGGGTCCGGCTGCACCCGGTGCAGACGATCGCCGAACTGCTCGACGTGGTCCGGGCACAGCAGACCGCGCTCCTCGACCACCAGCACCTCGGTCTCGCGGACATCCAGCGCCTCGCCGGGCCCCGCGCCACGTTCGACACGCTGATGACGCTCCGGACCTACGGCGCCGATGCGAGCGCGCCGCCGGAGCCCCTGCGGGTCAGCGAGTCCCGGCTGCGCGACTCGACGACGTACGCCCTGGCCCTGGGCGTGGAGCCCGGCGAGGGAATGAAGCTCTGGCTCGACTACCGGCTGGACGCATTCGACGAGCGGTCCGCGCAGGCAGTGGCCGACCGGTTCGTCCGCGTGCTCGCGCAGATGGCCGCCGACCCGGGCAGGCGGATCGGCGGCATCGACGCGCTGACCGAGACCGAACGGACGGCGGTGGTGTCGGGGTGGAACGCGACGGAGTTGGCGGTGCCGTCGGGTTTGGTGCTGGACCGGTTCGAGGCGCGGGTGCGGCGGGCTCCGGAGGCGGTCGCTGTGCGGTGTGGTGCGGAGGCGTTGTCGTACGGGGAGTTGGATGCGCGGGCGAATCGGCTGGCGCGGTATCTCCAGAGACTCGGGGTGGGCCGGGAGTCGCGGGTGGGGTTGTGTCTGCCGCGGGGCGTGGAGATGGTGGCGGGGATGCTCGCGGTGTGGAAGGCCGGGGGCGCGTACGTGCCGCTCGATCCCGGCTATCCGGCGGACCGGTTGGGCTTCATGATCGCCGACAGCGGAGCGGCCGTGGTCGTCGGCGCGGCCGGGTCGTTGGCGGAGGTGCCGACGGGTGCGGCTCGGGTCGTGCTGCTGGACGAGGCGTCAGCCGAGATCGCGGCGGAGTCCTGGGCAGCGGTGGAGCGGTGCGTCGGGCGCGATGAGCTGGCGTACGTCATCTACACGTCGGGGTCGACGGGTCGCCCGAAGGGCGTGGCGGTTCCGCACATGGGCCCGGCGAATCTTGCCGAGGTGATGTGTCCGGTGCTGGGGGTGGCGGAGGGTGTGACGGCGTTGCAGTTCGCGTCGTTCAGCTTCGATGCCGCGGTACTGGATGTCGTGGTCACGCTGGCTGCGGGCGGCACGTTGGCGATCGCGTCGGGTGAGGAGCGCGAGGAGCCGGCGGCGCTGGCGGAGATGATCCGTAACGTCGGGGTGTCGGTGGCGAGTGTGGTGCCTTCGCTGCTGAGCGTTCTCGATCCGGCCGCGGTCAGGGGTGTGCGGAACTGGGTGCTGGGCGCGGAGTTGCTGACGGCGGACCTGGCGTCGCGTTGGACCGGTCAGGCGCGGGTGTGGAACACGTACGGTCCGACCGAGGCCACCGTCATCACCTCCGCCACCCTGCTCGACGCGGACATCGAGCCGCACGACGCGCCTCCGTCCATCGGCCGCCCGATCGGCAACGCCCGCACCTACGTGCTGGACGACTTCCTCCGGCCGGTACCTCCGGGTGTCGTGGGTGAGTTGTATATCGCGGGACCGGGCTTGGCCCGGGGCTATATCGGCCGCGGCGGGCTGACCGGCGAGCGCTTCGTCGCCTGCCCCTTCGAACCCGGCGCGCGCATGTACCGCTCCGGCGATCTGGCGCGGTGGTCCTCGGACGGGCTGCTGCATTTCGCCGGGCGCGCCGACGAGCAGGTCAAGATCCGCGGGTTCCGTATCGAGCCGGGCGAGATCGAAGCCGTCCTCGCCGCACACCCCGAGGTCGCTCACACCGCTGTGGTCGTACGCGAAGACCAGCCCGGCGACAAGCGTCTCGTCGGATACGTCGTGCCGGTCGGCGGCCGCGTGGAGCCGGACGCCGTACGGGAGTTCGCCGCGGCCCGGCTGCCCGAGCACATGATCCCAGCCGCGATCGTCGCCCTCGACGCCCTGCCCCTCACGCCCAACGGCAAGCTCGACCGCAAGGCCCTGCCCGCTCCCGAGGCGAAAGGGAGTGCGGGACGTGCTCCCGCGACGCCGCGGGAGGCGCTGCTCTGTGAGCTGTACGCCGATGTCCTCGGCGTGGAGCGCGTCGGCGGCGACGACTCCTTCTTCGCTCTCGGCGGTGACTCGATCCGTTCGATGCTGCTCGTGTCGGCTGCTCAGCGGGCGGGGCTGGCGTTCACGTCGCGCCAGGTGTTCCAGCTCCGTACCCCCGCCCGGCTCGCCGCCGTCGCGGCCACCGTGACCGACTTCGCCGGAGCTTTCGATGCGCCACCGCTGGTCGACCTGGCGCCGGACGTACTGGACGAGTTGTCGGACGCCGTCCCGGGGCTGGTGGAGGTGCTGCCGGTATCGCCGTTGCAGGAAGGGCTGTTGTTCCACGCGGTGTACGACGAGCAGGCCACCGACGTTTACATCGGACAGCTCGTGCTCGGCGTGGAAGGCCCGCTCGACACCGCTGTTCTGCGGGCGTCGTGGCAGGCGCTGCTCGCCCGCCACGCCAGCCTGCGCGCCGGGTTCCGGCATCTGCCCGGCGTGGCCCGGCCGGTGCAGGCGGTGGTCGAGGACGCGGAACTGCCGTGGCGCGAGGCAGACCTGACCGGGCTGGGCGCCGCCGAGGCGTGGGCGGAGTCGGAGCGGATCGCCGCAGCCGAGCGCGCCCGGCGGTTCGACCTGGCGCGCCCGCCGCTGCTGCGGGTGGCGCTGCTGCGGACCGGCGCCGAGCGGTACCGGATGGTGCTCACCCTCCATCATCTGGCGCTCGACGGCTGGTCGGTGCCGATCCTGCGGCGCGAGCTGTGGGCGTGCTACGCGGCCGGGGGCAGCGCCGCCGGGCTGCCACCCGTGACGCCGTACCGCGACTACCTTGCCTGGCTGGCCCGCCAGGACCGGGACGCCGCCGCCGAGGCGTGGCGGCGGGCGCTTGCCGACGTGGACGAGCCGACACTCGTCGCGCCCGGCAGTGACGGCGCCACCGACGCCCCCTCACGGGACCTCCTGCGCAGTGCCGGTGCCGCCCTGGACGAGGCACTGGCCGGGCTGGTCCGCGCGCACGGGGTGACGCTCAACACCGTGATCGAGACGGCCTGGGCGATGGTCGTGGGCCAGCTCGCGGGCCGTAGCGACGTGGTGCTGGGCGCCGCGGTCGCCGGCCGCCCGGCGGAGCTCCCGGGCATGGAGCACATGCTGGGGCTGTTCATCAACACGGTCCCGGTGCGTGTACGGCTCGACCCGGCGCAGCGCGTCGCGGACCTCCTGGCGGACGTACAGGCGCAGCGGGCGGCGCTGATAGACCACCAGCACCTCGGTCTCGCGGACATCCAGCGGCTCGCCGGGCCGGGCGCGACGTTCGACACCGTGATGGCCTTCGAGAACTTCCCCTCCGGGACCGACGCCTCCGACGCCATCGACGCCTCCGCCGACCCGCACGCCGCCCACGGCCCGGCTCCGGCGGGGCTGCGCTTCACCGAGGCGGCGGTGTGGGGCGAGACGAACTACCCGCTCACGCTGGTCGCCGATCCCGCAGGTGGGCTCCGGCTGAAGCTGAGCCATCGGCTCGACTCCTTCGACGCCACCGCAGCCGGCGCCGTCCTCGACCGGCTCGTGCACGTCCTGGAGCGGATGGCGGCCGACCCCGGGGTGCCTGTCGGCCGGATCGACGTCCTCGGCGGCCCGGAGCGGACCCGCGTGCTGCGGGACTTCAACGACACCGACCGCCCCCTCGCAAAGGGTGCGCTGCCTGAGCTGTTCCGCGAGCGGGCGGCCCGGTGTGCGGATGCCGTCGCGCTGGTCGACGGCGAGCGGGAGTGGACGTACGCCGAGCTGAACCAGGCCGCGGACCGGGTGGCCGGCGGGCTCGCCGCGCGCGGGGTGCGGCGCGGGGACCTCGTGGGCGTGGTGATGGAGCGGTCCGCGGAGCTGGTGATCGTGCTCCTCGGCATCGCCAAGGCCGGCGCCGGGTACGTCCCGGTGGCCGCGGACTGGCCGGCGGCGCGCACCGAACTGGCGCTGGGCCGGACCGTACTGACTGTGGCGCACGGGCAGCCGGGTACCTCGGCGCCACAGGTCGTCCCGGCCGGCGAACTGCTCGCCTCTGCCGCCGCGGACCCGGTGTCCCTCGATCCGGACGACGTGGCGTACGTGATGTACACCTCCGGGTCGACCGGGCTGCCGAAGGGCGTCGAGGTCACGCACGGCGACGTGGCGGACCTCGCGCGCGACGGCCGTTTCGCCCGCGGCCACGAGCGGGTCCTCTTCCACTCCCCGCAGACGTTCGACGCCGCCACGTACGAGCTGTGGGCGCCGCTGCTGACCGGCGGCCGGGTCGTCGTCGCGCCGCCCGGCGCGGTGACTCCCGCGCGGCTGCGGGAGCTGATCCGGCGGCACGGGATCTCCGCGATGTGGCTGACGGCCGCACTCTTCCACCTGATCGCGCAGGACGGCCCGGAGTGCCTGCGCGGGCTGCGCGAGGTGTGGACCGGCGGCGACGCGGTGCAGGCGGAGGCGGTGCGCCGGGTGCGGGCGGCGTGCCCGGAGCTGGTGGTCGTGGACGGGTACGGGCCGACGGAGACCACCACGTTCGCGACCTCGTACCGCATCGAGCCCGGCGCGCCCGTCCCGGCGTCCGTGCCGATCGGCGGGCCCCTCGACAACATGCGGGTGTACGTGCTGGACAGCTTCCTGCGCCCGGTGCCCGCCGGGGCGACCGGCGAGCTGTACATCGCCGGCGCGGGCCTGGCCCGCGGCTACGCGGACTGGCCGGAGCTGACGGCGGAGCGGTTCGTGGCCTGCCCGTTCGCGCCTGGGGAGCGGATGTACCGCTCCGGTGACCTGGTGCGCTGGACCGGCGGCGGTGTGCTGGAGTTCGCCGGGCGGGCTGACGCGCAGGTGAAGGTGCGCGGCTTCCGCGTGGAGCTGGGCGAGATCGAGGCCGTGCTCACCGGTCATGAGGCGGTCGGGCAGGCCGTGGTCGTGGCCCGCGAGGACCGTCCGGGCGACAAGCGGCTGGTGGGGTACGTCGTCGCGGACGGCGGGCGGTACGTCACCGAGGACGCGCTGCGCGCTTACGCCGCGGAGCTGCTGCCGGAGTACATGGTGCCGGCCGCGGTGCTGGTGCTCGACGCGATGCCGGTGACGGCGAACGGAAAGGTGGACCGCAGGGCGCTGCCCGCCCCGGACTTCGCCGGCCGGGCGACCGGCCGGGCGCCGAGGGGCGCCGCGGAGACGGCGCTGTGCGCGCTCTTCGCCGACGTGCTCGGGCTGGCCCGGGTCGGCGCTGACGACAGCTTCCTGGAGCTGGGCGGGGACTCCATCACGTCCATGCAACTGGCGTCCCGCGCCCGCAAGGCGGGGTTCGTGCTGACGCCGCGACAGATCTTCGAGGAGCGCACCCCCGAGCGGCTGGCCGTGGCCCTGGAGACCGCCGGGCCCGCCGTGGACGCGAGTGCGGACGGGGACGGCGATGGCGGTTCGGGCGTGGGCGAGGTGCCGTGGACGCCGGTGATGCGGTGGATCGGCGCGGGTGTCGCCGGCGCCGGGTTCACGCAGTGGACGGTGGTGGGCGCCCCCGCGGGGCTGGCGCACGGGGTGCTGGCAGGCGGCGTGGCCGCCGTGCTCGACGCGCACGACATGCTGCGCGCCCGCACCGCCCCGGCCGATCCGCACCCCCGCATCCTCGTCCCCGGGCCCGGCTCTCTCGACGCCGCCGCGCTGATCACCCGCGTCGACGCCGCCAACGTGCCCGACGGGAAGCTGGACGAGACCGCAGGCAGGGCGGCGGCCGAGGCGGCGGCCGGGCTCGACCCCGCGGCCGGCGCCGGGATGCTGCGGGTGGTGTGGCTGGACGCGGGCCCGTACCGCACCGGCCGCCTCGCGCTCGTCGTCCACCACCTCGCGGTCGACGGCGTGTCCTGGCGCGTCCTGCTGCCCGACCTGCAGAACGCCTGCGAGGCGCTGGCCGCGGGCCTGCCGCCCCGTCTCCACCCCGTGCCGACACCGTTCCGCCGCTGGGCGCGCGCACTCGTCGCCCAGGCCGCGGGTGAGGCGCGCCAGGCGGAGCTGGAGCAGTGGACGAAACTGCTCGTCGAGCCCGAACCGCTGGTCGGCAGGCGGGCGCTCGACCCGGCCGCCGACACCGCGCGCACCCAGCGCCGCGCGTCGTGGACCGTGCCCGCGGAGCAGGCGGCCACCCTCCTGACCCGTACGCCCACGGCGTACCACTGCGGCGTGCACGAGGTGCTGCTCGCCACCTTCGCCGCCGCCGTCGCGCGCTGGCGCCCCGGCGGGTACACGGGGCTGCTGGTGGACATGGAGGGCCACGGCCGGGAGGAGCTCGGCGACCTCGACCCGTCGCAGACCGTGGGCTGGTTCACCGCGGTCCACCCGCTGCGGCTCGATCTCGGCGGCATCGACCTGGACGAGGTCCACGGCGGCGGCCCGGCCGCGGGTGAGCTGCTGAAGTCCGTCAAGGAGCAGGCGCAGGCCGTGCCCGGCGACGGTCTCGGCCACGGCCTGCTGCGGCACCTCAACCCGGAGACGGCCGAGGTGCTGGCCGTCCTGCCCGCACCGCAGGTGGGCTTCAACTACCTGGGCCGCTTCACCGCCGGCCCTCGCGCGGGCCGCGTCGAGGAGTGGCAGCCGGCCGGGGAGACCGCCGTCGGCGGCTCGGCCGCGCCCGGCATGGCGATCACCCACGCGCTGGAGGCCAATCCGGTCGTCCGCGACACCTCCGCGGGCCCCGAGCTCACTCTCGCGCTCGCCTGGGCCGGCGGTGTCCTGACCGACGCGGACGCCGACCGTCTCGGCCGTGTCTGGCTGGACATGCTCGCCGGGCTCGCCGCCCACACCGACGACCCGGCGGCCGGCGGGCACACCCCTTCCGACTTCCCCCTCCTCGACCTCGGCCAGGACGAGATCGACCAGTTCGAAGCGATCGCGGCGAAGCTCCAAGGAGGACTGACCCGGTGA